ATCTAGTCATTTGGGAGGACGTTCAAAACCGCGTCAATTTCCTTCTGAATGATGGTGGTGCTTTTGTTATTGCTCAGTGAAAATATTGCTTCTAAAAGCAATTTTGCTTCATTGCGTTGTTGATTTAAAATGTTCTCATGCCCCAATTGTTGACTAATGAGACGTTAATAGCTACTTGAGTTTCCAGTTGACAAAGCACTTCCGCCGGTGTGTTAAATGATAGACTTCCTCTCCATTTTGAGAGGAATGGAGACGAAGTCTCATTTCGGTAAAAGTTCACTTACTACTAATACGCTGCCAACCCAATGTTTGTTTCACAATCACTAGAACTTAAGTAATGTACTAGGTAATGCATGGAGCATTACCTAATACATTACTTGATTATCCATACCAATTGTCGCattaattataacttaaaaatactattataataatagcacataatttaaaacaacgttgtatatcattttaaatttattttttacttaaacctagttaacttaatttaaaatcatgTCATTATTCCCTGTCATTCTCCCAGATAGGTCCCATTAGGAAAAATTTGATGTGATGATGAAATGTAtgagtaatttttgtttttgcaaCTACATACCAAACATTTCTATACAAAAAGTATCATTTGGTGAATTAGAACTGATGTTGAAGACACAGATGGCCACCGGTATTTTTAGAGGTATTTCATAtgacaaatcaaattaaatcaatcaaaatcactttattcatataggtcaatAATACTTAAATGTCAAAAGTATTATTTTCGTTTTACATTTACTATCAGGTTAAGTtgaactttaatgagaagaagtgggaAGTTAGCTGAGTCCGTACAACGGTACAAGATATAAcactataaaaactaaataacaatACCAAAATTCGACATTatagttgttttattatttcttgttctTTACAAACTTTGTTATTTTCGCCCAGACAAAGGAGGAAATAAACTACGATGGGAAGGAGGTGGTGAATGGTTAGAACATTTTTTGGTGATACAGccattacacaaaaaaataattaccaatGTAATACTAAGTAACTATTTATTGAACCTATAATTTCCTATCACGCGATAGTGCTATCGGCCTatcgatattatattattatattatatctacttGATAAGAATTCGAGTTCATTCACAGCTCAATCGAACATAGGTATCTACTTAAACAATACTGTCCATTCGAACCGAGACGGGTCACTTgttttgattataattataatattaattgtagtcAGTTTTACATGGTAGCTACCACCTAGTGAAACAAGAAAAAGGTTTATAAAGAAAGGTTTCTACCTCAGTTAGAGTCCGccatgattaaaaaaataaatgaattttatccatcttatctatattttttttttgttataggACTACAAGATGACAACAAGTGAAAAAGCTCTTGAAAAAAACGAGAATAATATAAACCTTGTTAACGGCAGCACGGTTAAATTGAAACGGGAACTAGGGTTATTCTCAGCCGTAAATTTAATACTCGGGGTAATGATAGGTTCCGGGATATTCGTCTCGCCGGCATCTGCACTCAAGCATTCAGGATCCGTCGCTGTTTGTCTGATAATATGGATTATTTCTGGTGTCATATCCTTACTAGGTGGGTGTAGGTAAGAtgtgtattttaaaaattaccCAAAATTATTTGCTTCAATAGTAAATATCTAATACAACGATGTTTTACTTTCAGGAGCATTGTCTTTTGCCGAGCTTGGCACTGTACTTGGTCAGTCCGGAGCTGAGTATGCGTACTTCCGTGAAGCGTTTGGAAAAATGCATAAGTTTTGGGGACCTCTGCCTTCATTTATCTGTGCGTGGATTTACGTTGTAATATTGCGGCCAGCTGAAGTTGCGATTATTGTAATGACTTTTGCGGCATATGCTATTCAGCCGTTTACATCAAACTTGGACGCGGATTATAAAGATTTAACCATAAAACTAACTTCAATATCTGCGTTATGTAAGTTCttaatactttatataatttactaaaatatttatttatacttaaaaattGCTTTTTAAGAGAGGAGCGTGCGGGTCACCTACAGATGGTGAGCATTGAGCTCTGAGCACGTAATTAGTTTGTGAGTATAGAATAAGACTGACGCATCATGTTCGGATATGTAAGGGTCGGATAAGTCAGCTCAGttgttattcatattatttacctcgccttgatgaagttttcacttctgttgtAGGGTTAACAACACATTCTGTTGTTATGTATAGTATGTATATTTTAGGTTTCATTTAGTAAGATCATAGGAATCTAAATAAGAGGATACTAGAATATTATACGTACTCATTCTTTACGGGACAACTGTCGCCTTTGTACCCATAAATACATCAGATTGCTACGTGCGCTTGCAACGTTCCAGATATTGAGAGACTTGTGActtgcttactcactttaacacttataagttacttcatttaaaagaatttggctttactaggggacgcttgACTACGGATACAGgagttgaactcatcaggaatatttttgaggcctgggaggaatcacagaatgcacttggtatcttctgtgatttatctaaggcttttgattgtgttcaacattcaacgctggtcaggaagctatgtcactatgttataagaggatctgcgctcgatcttctgatcttatattaaaataataggattcagagggtcgatatgaatggcaggagatctcctgggactcctctcggtatgggggtaccacaaaggTCTATTCTAGGACCCTtccttttttctaatttatataattatctacctaaccttgtagaaaaaaaaactgacatcgtgtactggttaagcgccaataacttattgttagtcataaaaccaaatatattaaatttaccgcgccaaatgtaaaaaaattggatgcgaatattttattaaacggagagaTGGTAAAATCAGTCGAATCTggtgtattttttgacattactcttgattccaaattgcaatggggcccccatattgaaagATTAgtgaataggcttagttctgcagcatatgcggttaagaaaattaggcggttaactgacatagatacggcgcgactagtatactttagttattttcatagtattatgtcctatggtatattgttatggggcagtgcggccgatattaatacaatctttgtgctgcagaagagggctattcgcgcgatttataacctagctcctaaagaatcattaagagaaaaattttaagaaataaacattttgactgttgcttatcaatacatttttgataatatttcgTATGTTCATAATCAtatgaggaattttctagaaactgtgacattcataatgttaacacgaggaacttgttatgcctactactcggttgggtcgagttagtaagtcttttgttcggcgatgtatatgcttccacaatatgatcccagaaaatgtacaaaacaaatgtgttacgaaatttaaaagaattgttaaaaacgtttgtgtggtaaaggtcactatagcataaacgattttcttaatgacaccacggactgggataaagcgaacaccctcaggctctttaattataaatgtttattgtatattgtatgcatacatttatattaaaaaaaaaacccgctgagtttcttgcgcccattcttctcaggtctgaagcagtctcttttgaatgggtggtagtttttgacgttcaataagtgattttgaatcctattttgaataaaaatgtttgaatttgaatttgatcaaaCTTAGTATAAAGATGGCCTAGAGCTTGAAAAacgacataggctaccttttattgcaaaaaaatgagcgggttgaaataggggatggcagtttctATGGaaattatcgaagataaaaccatgaaactttgaatttaggcacttgatattctttttttatggaataggaggacaaacgagcgtacgggtcacctgttgttaagtgatcaccgccgcccacactctcttggaacaccagaggaatcacaggagcgttgcca
The Leptidea sinapis chromosome 9, ilLepSina1.1, whole genome shotgun sequence DNA segment above includes these coding regions:
- the LOC126965903 gene encoding b(0,+)-type amino acid transporter 1-like isoform X3 — protein: MTTSEKALEKNENNINLVNGSTVKLKRELGLFSAVNLILGVMIGSGIFVSPASALKHSGSVAVCLIIWIISGVISLLGALSFAELGTVLGQSGAEYAYFREAFGKMHKFWGPLPSFICAWIYVVILRPAEVAIIVMTFAAYAIQPFTSNLDADYKDLTIKLTSISALFIMTYINITSVKLFVKVQNVFGICKVFACLIVIGGGIYEMAKGNTANIEKGFEGENISAGGIALALYSGLWAYDGWNSVTVVTEEIINPGVNVPLSISIAVPLITALYVFMNVAYMSVLSFSEMTSVPAVAVVFGDRVLGPASFLIPLGVAIATFGCAMSVQFGVSR